A region of the Candidatus Bathyarchaeota archaeon genome:
CCCAGGTGCCCCTTGAGTCAGGTTCAAGTTTTCGAGGCACCGAAAAGAACGTTTTCAGCTACCTCGTCACCGTCGGAGACGTGCTGTATCAGCTTGATTTAACTTTAGGAGATGTAACCCATGAGGTTCCTTAAGGATAAGCGGGGACAAGTGCGGGTTATCGAGGCCTTCTTCGCCTCCATGCTTATACTGTCATGCCTAACGCTGATTCCCGCCCAGCAAACCGCCCCCAGCCCCAGCATCGACTTAGATGCAAAAGCCCAAAACGTGCTTTCAAGCCTCGACGGGCAGGGGCATCTAGCCGAGCTCATCGGGAACCGGGACTGGACGGGGCTGAGGGAAAACTTGGCTTCCGCGTTGCCCCTGGCGATGTGGTTTAACCTCACCGTCTACGACGCCGACATGAATGTCCTCAACGATTATCCGATTTGCAACGGCGGCGCAGTCAGCAACACCGTCAGCTCGGTAACCTACGTTTGCGCCAGCCAAAGCAGCAACTTTGAGGTTTACGTGCTGCAGCTTCAGTTAGCGGTGGTGCGCTGATGAGACGCAGCTTTAGACGCGATTGCCGGGGGCAAGTTATCATAATCACGGGGCTGCTGGTGGCTTTGCTTTTGCTCTCCACAGCGGTCTATGTCATCGAAACAACCAAGACCGTGCCCAAAGTCCAAGCATCAACGCAGGCCGCGGACTTAGCAGGTTTAGAAACCAAGCTGCGCTGTGCCCTAATCAGCGCGTTAGCCAACGTGACGGGCGGCGGCGACTCCTCGGTTTTATCGGCAAACCTGAAGCTGCTTAAAGCCACAGTGCTTTCCCACTCATACCAATCCATGGTTACCCTGGACTGGAGCCTTTATGGCACTGCACCCTACGCGGAGGGCCTCTGGGTCAGCTGGGGCAACAGCTCAGGCACATCAAGCGCCTGCGTCTCCTTTACTGCCTCCTCACAGAACCAACAGGGCTCCTCAAGCATGCAGTACACCGTAAACGTCACCACCAAAGCCACAGTAGGCGGCAGCTTCCTCCAAGTAAACGAGGAAACCAAGCAAGTTACCGTGTCGGTCTCAATTTCTAACGAGGACAAGGCGGCGTTGGCTGAGACCATGAGTTTTCGGTTCCTCAACGCGGATGAGTGGGTCACCGTGGATTCTGTGGTCGTCACGGACTTCGGCGACGGCACCTACTCGGCTGCTTTCTCTGTTGCTGGGACCCCCACTAATGCGCCCCTCTCCGTTTCGGTGAGCTGCTTGGACCAGCGGGGTATAAGTGTAGGAGCCAACATCACATGCAACCGCGCGTAAAGCCGAATCTGTTAGCCCTAAACTGGAGTTGACTTCCGTGGATAGAAAGCGAATCCTCCAATTAGCCGCTGTGCTGCTTGCAGCCGCCGTCGTCTTAAGTGGAGCCAGTGCAGTCCAGAACTCGCCGACCCTGCAAGTTAACGATGGCACCCAAGTCAGTGTCCAACCCGCCAATGTGCTTTGGCAGAAAACCTATGGCGGCGCAGGCGACGACCGAGCCTTCTTTATGCTGCCCATCGGCGAGGGCTTTTTGCTTGTGGGCTCCACCGCTTCGGTTGGCAACGTCACTTTGGGCTGGGCAATGCGGCTCGACAGCGACGGCAATCAACTCTGGAACCACACTTACCTCGACGATGTCAGCGGCGAAGTCCGCTATGCAGTAGCTCTCTGCGATGGGTTTTTGTTGGTGGGCAACATATTCCGAGGCGCAGACGTAGACGGCTGGGCAGCAAAAACCGACTTTGACGGCAACACTTTGTGGCAGACGACCTTGCACAGCGATATGGTCGATAAACTGTTCTGCGGCAACGCGGCTGCGGATGGGTTTGTCCTCTATGGTTTAACCTATTCTGGGGTAAGCAGTGAAGTTTCCAAGGCGTGGCTAGTTAAACTCGCGGATGACGGCTCGATACTTTGGGAAAGAAGCTTCATTGACCGTGGCGCGCTGCGTTACGGCGTCATCGCCCACGACGGCACCTACACGGCGGCGGGCTACCTTGACCTCGGCGACGGCAACTATGACTTTCTCCTCCTCAACGTTACCCCAGACGGCAACCTGCACTGGAACCAAACCTATGGCGGCGCAGAAAGCCAAAAAGCCTACTGCCTCACATTGGCAAACGACGGCTACGTGCTGGTCGGCGAATCAGGCTCCACTGCAACCTCAACGGATGCTTGGCTGCTAAAAGTGGACTCTTCGGGGCAGACTGAGTGGAGCAAAGTCGTTGGGGGCGCCCAAGCAGATTCACCGGCATACGTAGCAGGCGCCAGCGACGGTGGCTTTCTGGTCTGCGGCTTTAGCTTCTCGTTTGGCGGCGGCCAGAGGGATTTCTGGCTCCTTAAAGTCTCCGATTCGGGGCAGGTGCTGTGGAGCTGCACCGTGGGCGATGAGGCATTCCAGGAGGCTTACGGCGTCTATGAGGTCTCGGATGGAATCTATGTGTTGGCTGGGTGGACGGACCCGCCTAATCGCCCTGATTTGGTAGGACAGAAAACCTATGAGTTCTACGCGGCGAAAATCCAAGCGCCCTCTTCAGGCAGCTTCTATAATTTGCCTTGGATTGTGGCATGTGTTGGTTTCTCAGTGGGTTTAGCCTTCTGCGTTGTTCTGCTGCTTAGGCTGGCTGGGAAACCAAAAAAGTAAGAAGGCGGAAGAAAAGCCGTTTAGTTGCCGGTGAGTTTTGAGAAGAGCACCTGCAAGGTGTTGACTAGCGCCGTGTAGTTGGTCCAGATAGCGGCTGTGCGGTACTTCTTTTTGTCGTCTTCGCCGCTTGCTTTCTCATGGAAGGCAATGAGAACTTCGCGGTCATCGGAAATCATGAAGCATGGCAGGCTGTTTTCGTCGGCGACGCGGTTTTGACTGCTGAGCCAATTCATCTGTCCAAGGAAATAGCTGCTTTTGAGGCTAGTATCGGTGGAGAGGTCCACTTCGATTTTGGCTGCTTGCGCCTTAAGAACATCGCTGAAGTCGTTGTAGTAGAGTTCAGAGAGGTAATCTGCGTTGGCGTAGATTTGGAAGCGACGCTGGGATTTCTCGAGGAGCTCGTTGGCTTTCATGAGCACCTGCTGTTCGCCTTCAAGCATCTGGAACAGTTCTTTTTTGGAATCCGCGACCTTCGGCTGGGGCATGCTTTGCCAGAGCTCGACTAAGCTGGGTTTTTCCTGTTCAAGCAGCTTGATTTTG
Encoded here:
- a CDS encoding helix-turn-helix domain-containing protein, with amino-acid sequence MALALENIVKVYDRQTDGARLVKKNQAYTSQLSTIEETLARFGLLKNEIRVYLYLARAGEQKAGEIAEAIALHRTETYRILRDLEKKGIVFSIFEKPLKFTAVPLDKAIDLLVDAQKIKIKLLEQEKPSLVELWQSMPQPKVADSKKELFQMLEGEQQVLMKANELLEKSQRRFQIYANADYLSELYYNDFSDVLKAQAAKIEVDLSTDTSLKSSYFLGQMNWLSSQNRVADENSLPCFMISDDREVLIAFHEKASGEDDKKKYRTAAIWTNYTALVNTLQVLFSKLTGN